Part of the Roseobacter litoralis Och 149 genome, TGACCGTGCGCGGGGCTATTGAGCGCTATTCAGCGGCCAGCCCGCGCCCTTTGAGCAGCGCATCCACCCCCGGCAACCGACCCCGGAAGGCGATGTAAAGCTCTGCCGCGTCTGAACTGCCGCCCGTGGATAATATGTGCCGTTCAAGTGCCGAGGCACGTTCAGGGTCAAACGCACCGCCCGCTTCTTCGAAGGCGGCAAAGGCATCCGCATCCATCACTTCCGACCACATGTAGCTGTAATACCCGCTGGAATACCCATCACCGGCAAAAACATGGGCAAAATGCGGCGTGGCGTGGCGCATCGTAATCGCTGGCGGCATACCAATACCATCAAGAACCGCGCGCTGCTTTTCCATTGGGTCCGCAGGTGCGGGGCCTTCGTGAAACGCCAGATCAACGAGGGCCGAGGCCACATATTCCACGGTTTGAAACCCCATATCAAACGTCGAGGCATCCAGCACTTTCTGCAGCATGTCGGGGGGAATGGGCGCGCCGGTCTCCGCATGAACGGCAAACTCCGACAGTACCTCCGGGACATCCAGCCAGTGTTCGTAAAGCTGGCTGGGAAGCTCAACGAAGTCGCGCGCCACTGAGGTGCCAGAAATGCTTTCATAGGTCACATTTGACAGCATCTGGTGCAGCGCATGGCCAAATTCGTGAAACAGCGTGCGCGCGTCATCATAAGACAACAGCGCCGGGTCGCCCTTGGCGAAATTGCATACGTTGATGACGATCGGTGCCTGCGGTTTGGGGAATTTCGCTTGCGCGCGCATCGCAGAACACCAAGCGCCCGATCTTTTGGACCCACGGGCGAAATAATCACCAATAAAGACTGCTACATGTTCGCCGTCGCGCGTCACTTCCCATGCACGGCAATCCGGGTGGTACAGCGGTATGTCCAATGGCTTGAACTGCAACCCGAATAGCCGCTCTGCACAGGCAAAGCTGGCCGCGATCATGCGGTCCAGTTGGAAGTATGGCTTCAGCTCTGCCTCATCCAGATCATGTTCTGCAGCCCGCCGTTTTTCCGCATAATAACGCCAGTCCCACGGCACCAATTCATCATTGACGCCATCCTCGCGCATCATCTCAGCCAAGCGCGCGGCGTCGGCATCCGCCTGCGCACGCGCGGGTTCCCACACCGACATCAACAAATCCCGTACGGCAGCGGGCGTTTTGGCCATTTCGGTTTCAAGCTTGAAATCCGCAAAGGAGGCATATCCCAAGAGCTTTGCACGCTCTTCTCGCAAGGACAGGATCTCTGCTGCGATGGCGCGGTTATCCGTCTGACCCCCATTTGCACCCCGCGCGGCCCAGGCTTCAAAGGCGGTTTTTCTGAGATCGCGCCGTGGGGAAAACTGCAAAAACGGAACGATGAGCGACCGCGACAGGGTCACAACCGGGCCGTCGGCATCTTTCTCGGTGCCCGCGGCGCGCGCGGTGTCCACCACGAATTCGGGCAAGCCCTCAAGATCGGCTTCGGCAAGCGGCATGAACCACGCGCGCTCATCCGCCAAAAGGTTTTGCGTGAACTCGGTTCCCAGAACGGCAAGGCGCGCCTTGATTTCCTTCATGCGGGCGTCTTCCGCCCCGGTCAGTGCGGCCCCGGCGCGCACAAACCCACGGTGGGTGAGCATCAAAACACGGTCCTGTTCAGGCCCAAGGCCCAGCGTTTCGCGGGTTTCCCACAACGCGTTGACCCTGCTGAACAGGGCCTTGTTACTGGAAATCTCCGAAAAATGTGCGGCGAGTTTGGGTGAAAACTGGCGCTGCAGGTCCTCGCGCGTCGGGTTGCTGTCGGCGCCTGCGACGGTGAAAAACACCGATAATACCTTGTCAAGATCCGTGCCTGCGGCCTCCAGCGCCTCGATGGTATTGGCAAAGCTGGGCGGCTCGGCGGCTGACGCGATGGCTTCAATCTCGCTGCGATGCTCCGCAAGTGCTGTGTCCAGCGCCGGCGCGAAATCTCCGTCAGAAATGGCATCAAAGGGCGCGATCTGGAAGGGCGTCGCCCAGTCTTGCAGCAATGGATTGGTCATCATGGCTCTCCGTTTTCTTGAATAGCTAGGGCGCATCTGGCGCCAGAGCAACCGTGTGTATCAGGACGCTTTCGCCTGCAGCGACCCGCAGCTCGGGCAGTCGCTGCGCGGCTTGATGGCAATCGTGCGGCTTTCACCATAAAGTGCGTCATAGATCAGCATCTGCCCCCGCAAAGGTGTCCCCGCGTCCGTGATAAGCTTGATCGCCTCAACCGCCATCATCGTGCCGATGACCCCCGGCAATGGGCCAAGCACGCCTGCCTCGGCACAGGACGGGGCCAACTCGGGTGCGGGCGCGCTGTCAAAAACGCAGCGATAGCATGGCGCTCCATAGGCGGGATCAAAAACGCTGAGCTGCCCTTCCCACTGGCTTAATGCGCCTGAAATCAGGGGGGTACCGGCTTTGACAGCTGTTTCATTCACCAGATAGCGCGTGTCGAAATTATCCGTCCCGTCCAGAACGAGGTCGTAATCCTCAAACAACGCATCAGCAATATCCGCAGTCAGGCGGCGGTTGAAGGGGCGCACCTCGACATAGGGATTTTGCGCCGTCATTTCCGCCTGCGCGGAAAATACCTTGGCCGTGCCGATGGAGGCATCGCGATGAATGACTTGCCGTTGCAGGTTGGCGTTCTCGACCACATCATCATCAATAACGCCAATCGTCCCCACGCCACTGGCCGCCAGATATTGCAATATGGGCGAACCAAGCCCGCCCGCACCGATGACCAGAACCTTCGCTTCTTTCAGCCGTTTTTGCCCCGGCCCGCCGATTTCACGCAGGACCATGTGTCGCGCATAGCGGTTCAATTCGCTATCGTTGAACAAGGGTCTGTCGAGGGCGTCGTCGCTCTGTTTTTCGACCGCTTGCGCGCGCGTGCGCAGCCTCGTGATCACCTGACGGTATGAAAAGATCATCAGCGCGAAGCCACCGATCAGCAACCATAGCGCCGGGCTTTCACCTGTGGCCAAACGCAGGGGATGAGCATCTGGCAACACGATGTGCATTGCCAGAACACCAACATACAAAATGCCGATCATCATCGCGCGGGCGGAACGCGGTGCACCCATGAGGCTGCCGATACCCCACAAAACGGCGCACAGCCCAAAAACCAATAGCATCAATCGCCTCCTGTGGACCCAAAACCGCCGGAACCACGATCGGTTTCGCTCAGGCTTTCGGACAATGCAAAGCTAGCCTGAACAACGGGCGCGACCACCATTTGCGCGATCCGCATCCCATGGGTGATTTCAAACGCGGCATCCCCAAGGTTCTGCATGATCACACCGACCGCCCCCCGGTAGTCGCTGTCAATTGTACCGGGGCTGTTGACCAGCGTGATCCCGTGCTTCAGCGCGAGGCCCGAACGGGGTCTGATCTGAACCTCATAGCCCTGCGGAATGGCCATGCACAGACCTGTTGGCACAAGCGCGCGCGCACCGGGTGCCAGTATGATCGGCCCATCAGGAATGTTTGCGCGGATGTCAGCGCCCGCGGCACCAGACGTTTCATAGGCGGGCAATGGCACCGTTACATCGGCACCTTGAGCCCATTTCAGTTCG contains:
- a CDS encoding M3 family metallopeptidase, which codes for MTNPLLQDWATPFQIAPFDAISDGDFAPALDTALAEHRSEIEAIASAAEPPSFANTIEALEAAGTDLDKVLSVFFTVAGADSNPTREDLQRQFSPKLAAHFSEISSNKALFSRVNALWETRETLGLGPEQDRVLMLTHRGFVRAGAALTGAEDARMKEIKARLAVLGTEFTQNLLADERAWFMPLAEADLEGLPEFVVDTARAAGTEKDADGPVVTLSRSLIVPFLQFSPRRDLRKTAFEAWAARGANGGQTDNRAIAAEILSLREERAKLLGYASFADFKLETEMAKTPAAVRDLLMSVWEPARAQADADAARLAEMMREDGVNDELVPWDWRYYAEKRRAAEHDLDEAELKPYFQLDRMIAASFACAERLFGLQFKPLDIPLYHPDCRAWEVTRDGEHVAVFIGDYFARGSKRSGAWCSAMRAQAKFPKPQAPIVINVCNFAKGDPALLSYDDARTLFHEFGHALHQMLSNVTYESISGTSVARDFVELPSQLYEHWLDVPEVLSEFAVHAETGAPIPPDMLQKVLDASTFDMGFQTVEYVASALVDLAFHEGPAPADPMEKQRAVLDGIGMPPAITMRHATPHFAHVFAGDGYSSGYYSYMWSEVMDADAFAAFEEAGGAFDPERASALERHILSTGGSSDAAELYIAFRGRLPGVDALLKGRGLAAE
- the dut gene encoding dUTP diphosphatase, with the translated sequence MVSLELKWAQGADVTVPLPAYETSGAAGADIRANIPDGPIILAPGARALVPTGLCMAIPQGYEVQIRPRSGLALKHGITLVNSPGTIDSDYRGAVGVIMQNLGDAAFEITHGMRIAQMVVAPVVQASFALSESLSETDRGSGGFGSTGGD
- a CDS encoding HesA/MoeB/ThiF family protein, with translation MLLVFGLCAVLWGIGSLMGAPRSARAMMIGILYVGVLAMHIVLPDAHPLRLATGESPALWLLIGGFALMIFSYRQVITRLRTRAQAVEKQSDDALDRPLFNDSELNRYARHMVLREIGGPGQKRLKEAKVLVIGAGGLGSPILQYLAASGVGTIGVIDDDVVENANLQRQVIHRDASIGTAKVFSAQAEMTAQNPYVEVRPFNRRLTADIADALFEDYDLVLDGTDNFDTRYLVNETAVKAGTPLISGALSQWEGQLSVFDPAYGAPCYRCVFDSAPAPELAPSCAEAGVLGPLPGVIGTMMAVEAIKLITDAGTPLRGQMLIYDALYGESRTIAIKPRSDCPSCGSLQAKAS